Proteins from a genomic interval of Anolis sagrei isolate rAnoSag1 chromosome 1, rAnoSag1.mat, whole genome shotgun sequence:
- the CYB561 gene encoding transmembrane ascorbate-dependent reductase CYB561 isoform X2, which yields MEGSPSTAGPRPLGLSYAVGASQLLGVAVLAVVGAWMGHFRGGLAWESPQLQFNVHPLCMILGMVFLQGDALLVYRVFRTESKRATKVLHGLLHGLALLVALVGLVAVFQYHKKNGFPDLYSLHSWCGILAVAFYVLQWLMGLGAFLFPGAPFSLRSRYKPQHAFFGATLFLLSIATALLGILELLIFKTYSAFAPEGLLGNALGLLLVGFGGLLGYILTREEWRRPLQGEEMALSMDFKKLPEEEEGGGGSPVDPR from the exons ATGGAGGGTTCACCGTCCACTGCCGGCCCCCGCCCCCTGGGGCTCAGCTACGCCGTGGGGGCTTCACAACTGCTGGGCGTGGCGGTCCTGGCCGTGGTGGGGGCCTGGATGGGGCACTTCCGAGGGGGCCTGGCCTGGGAGAGCCCCCAGCTCCAGTTCAACGTCCACCCGCTCTGCATGATCCTCGGGATGGTCTTCCTTCAGGGGGACG CCCTCCTGGTCTACCGCGTCTTCAGGACTGAGAGCAAGCGGGCCACCAAGGTTCTCCACGGCCTTCTCCATGGACTGGCCCTCCTCGTGGCGCTGGTGG GGCTGGTGGCCGTCTTCCAGTACCACAAGAAGAACGGCTTCCCGGACCTCTACAGCCTCCACAGCTGGTGTGGCATCCTGGCCGTTGCCTTCTACGTCCTTCAG TGGCTGATGGGCCTGGGGGCCTTCCTCTTCCCCGGAGCCCCCTTCTCGTTGCGCAGCCGCTACAAGCCGCAGCACGCCTTCTTCGGGGCCACCCTCTTCCTGCTCTCCATTGCCACCGCCCTCCTGGGCATCCTGGAGCTCCTCATCTTCAAG ACCTACAGTGCCTTTGCCCCCGAGGGTCTCCTGGGCAACGCCTTGGGGCTGCTGCTGGTGGGCTTTGGGGGGCTCCTGGGCTACATCCTGACGCGGGAGGAGTGGCGGCGGCCCCTGCAGGGCGAGGAGATGGCCCTCTCCATGGACTTCAAGAAActaccagaggaggaggaggggggagggggcagccCCGTGGACCCCCGCTGA
- the CYB561 gene encoding transmembrane ascorbate-dependent reductase CYB561 isoform X1: protein MEGSPSTAGPRPLGLSYAVGASQLLGVAVLAVVGAWMGHFRGGLAWESPQLQFNVHPLCMILGMVFLQGDALLVYRVFRTESKRATKVLHGLLHGLALLVALVGLVAVFQYHKKNGFPDLYSLHSWCGILAVAFYVLQWLMGLGAFLFPGAPFSLRSRYKPQHAFFGATLFLLSIATALLGILELLIFKIKQVLLPSMFSWGGRGLHLGDGPYGKGGPAPGWGLMGLGAP, encoded by the exons ATGGAGGGTTCACCGTCCACTGCCGGCCCCCGCCCCCTGGGGCTCAGCTACGCCGTGGGGGCTTCACAACTGCTGGGCGTGGCGGTCCTGGCCGTGGTGGGGGCCTGGATGGGGCACTTCCGAGGGGGCCTGGCCTGGGAGAGCCCCCAGCTCCAGTTCAACGTCCACCCGCTCTGCATGATCCTCGGGATGGTCTTCCTTCAGGGGGACG CCCTCCTGGTCTACCGCGTCTTCAGGACTGAGAGCAAGCGGGCCACCAAGGTTCTCCACGGCCTTCTCCATGGACTGGCCCTCCTCGTGGCGCTGGTGG GGCTGGTGGCCGTCTTCCAGTACCACAAGAAGAACGGCTTCCCGGACCTCTACAGCCTCCACAGCTGGTGTGGCATCCTGGCCGTTGCCTTCTACGTCCTTCAG TGGCTGATGGGCCTGGGGGCCTTCCTCTTCCCCGGAGCCCCCTTCTCGTTGCGCAGCCGCTACAAGCCGCAGCACGCCTTCTTCGGGGCCACCCTCTTCCTGCTCTCCATTGCCACCGCCCTCCTGGGCATCCTGGAGCTCCTCATCTTCAAGATCAAGCAAGTTCTCCTTCCATCAATGTTTTCttggggtgggagggggctgcATTTGGGAGATGGTCCTTATGGCAAAGGTGGTCCAGCTCCTGGATGGGGGCTGATGGGGCTTGGAGCCCCTTAG